The following proteins are co-located in the Leptospira weilii genome:
- a CDS encoding type Z 30S ribosomal protein S14, with product MAKTSITVRHQRKKKFEVREYNRCPICGRSRGYLRRFDMCRICFRKLASGAQIPGVVKSSW from the coding sequence ATGGCTAAAACTTCTATAACCGTAAGACACCAGAGAAAGAAAAAGTTCGAGGTAAGAGAGTACAACCGTTGTCCGATCTGCGGAAGATCGCGCGGATACCTCAGAAGATTCGATATGTGCAGAATTTGCTTCCGGAAACTCGCGAGCGGCGCTCAGATTCCCGGCGTAGTAAAATCATCCTGGTGA
- the rplN gene encoding 50S ribosomal protein L14 — translation MIQQETWLQVADNSGIKKVMCIKVLGGSKKRYASVGDEIIVAVKDAQPAFGLKDSTGKKVHNKAVQRAVVVRTTKEIRRPDGSYIRFDDNACAIIDDKGNPKGTRIFGPVARELRDKKYAKIISLAPEVL, via the coding sequence ATGATCCAGCAAGAAACTTGGTTACAGGTTGCGGACAACTCCGGAATCAAAAAGGTAATGTGTATTAAAGTGCTGGGCGGATCCAAAAAGAGATACGCTTCCGTCGGCGACGAAATCATCGTCGCGGTAAAAGACGCTCAGCCTGCTTTCGGTCTGAAAGATTCTACGGGTAAAAAAGTTCATAACAAAGCGGTTCAAAGAGCCGTGGTCGTAAGAACCACCAAAGAAATCAGAAGACCGGACGGATCTTACATCCGTTTTGACGACAACGCTTGCGCGATCATCGACGACAAAGGAAATCCAAAGGGAACCAGGATCTTCGGACCTGTTGCCCGCGAACTCAGAGATAAAAAATACGCTAAGATTATCTCTCTGGCTCCGGAGGTATTATAA
- the rpmC gene encoding 50S ribosomal protein L29 has translation MKKIKLQELKDSEILEQLEEARKVLRNSRFQYGVARSLENPKVIHNTKKKIAKLLTIQRERQLKANPGEKKSKIFSRAKRKKKNLARLNAKVKG, from the coding sequence ATGAAAAAGATCAAATTACAAGAATTGAAAGACAGCGAAATTCTAGAGCAATTGGAAGAGGCGAGAAAGGTTCTTAGAAACTCCCGCTTTCAATACGGAGTCGCTCGTTCTTTGGAAAACCCTAAGGTGATCCACAACACGAAGAAGAAAATCGCGAAACTTCTGACCATTCAGAGAGAAAGACAACTGAAGGCCAATCCGGGAGAAAAAAAATCTAAGATTTTTTCCCGCGCTAAAAGAAAGAAAAAAAATCTCGCAAGACTCAACGCGAAGGTTAAGGGCTAG
- the rpsH gene encoding 30S ribosomal protein S8, giving the protein MSMSDPIGDMLTRIRNAGRAKHETCLVPGSKIKKSILDLMKEEGFIRDYESVKVNETFEDYKVFLKYDQTKRPIIRELVRVSTPGRRVYIKSAEIRPYKNNIGTLIVSTSKGIMTGKNARKLKLGGEVILKMS; this is encoded by the coding sequence ATGAGTATGTCAGATCCAATCGGAGATATGCTGACCCGCATCAGAAACGCGGGAAGAGCGAAACATGAGACTTGCCTGGTACCAGGAAGCAAGATCAAGAAATCCATTCTCGATCTAATGAAAGAAGAAGGCTTTATCAGAGACTACGAGTCCGTGAAAGTGAACGAAACGTTCGAAGATTATAAGGTTTTTCTAAAGTATGATCAGACCAAACGTCCGATCATCCGCGAACTCGTAAGAGTTTCCACTCCCGGAAGACGCGTATATATCAAAAGTGCGGAGATTCGTCCGTATAAAAACAACATCGGTACTTTGATCGTTTCCACATCGAAAGGAATCATGACCGGTAAAAACGCCCGCAAACTCAAATTGGGAGGTGAAGTAATCCTGAAGATGTCCTAA
- the rplE gene encoding 50S ribosomal protein L5, with translation MAARLRTKYKNEIVPELNKKFKFESIMQVPRLEKIVLNVGMGEAHTNPKALEAAVEELALITGQRPVKTKAKKSIAGFKIREGMSLGCMVTLRGNYMYEFLDRLVNVALPRVRDFKGVNEKGFDGRGNYNMSIKEQIIFPEIKVDKINTLYGINMTFVTNSKSNEEAFSLLAAFGMPYRNQK, from the coding sequence ATGGCAGCTAGACTCAGAACAAAATATAAGAACGAAATCGTTCCCGAATTAAACAAGAAGTTTAAATTCGAATCCATCATGCAGGTTCCTCGTTTGGAAAAGATCGTACTGAACGTAGGTATGGGAGAAGCTCATACGAACCCAAAGGCGCTCGAAGCCGCCGTGGAAGAATTAGCACTCATCACCGGACAAAGACCGGTTAAAACGAAGGCGAAAAAATCCATCGCGGGATTCAAAATCCGCGAAGGGATGAGTCTCGGTTGTATGGTAACTCTGCGTGGGAACTACATGTATGAGTTCCTAGACAGATTGGTGAACGTGGCTCTTCCCCGGGTTCGCGACTTCAAAGGAGTCAACGAGAAAGGTTTCGACGGCCGCGGAAACTACAACATGAGCATTAAAGAACAGATCATTTTCCCGGAGATCAAGGTTGATAAGATCAACACTCTCTACGGGATCAATATGACTTTTGTAACCAATTCAAAATCGAACGAGGAAGCTTTCAGCCTTCTTGCAGCTTTTGGAATGCCTTACAGGAACCAGAAATAA
- the rpmD gene encoding 50S ribosomal protein L30 — protein sequence MENIIVTQVKSSIGVKKEHRLTLHALGLRKTGQQRKHKVSPQLQGMLDSVRHLIKVEKA from the coding sequence ATGGAAAATATCATCGTAACCCAAGTAAAAAGCAGCATCGGAGTCAAGAAGGAACACAGACTGACTCTGCACGCGCTTGGCCTGAGAAAAACCGGCCAACAGAGAAAGCACAAAGTTTCTCCCCAACTCCAAGGGATGCTCGATTCCGTAAGACATCTCATCAAGGTTGAGAAGGCTTAA
- the rplF gene encoding 50S ribosomal protein L6 has product MSRIGKAEIKLPDKVEVKQENANIKVKGPLGELSTPIFEGLSVKNENGIVKLERSNEDQKVVALHGLTRALLMNCVKGVSQGWEKNLEITGVGYRAQKRGEDLVMSLGYSHEVVYKAPKGIKIDVLEQLKIKVSGIDKQLVGQVAADIRSKRPPEPYKGKGIKYAEEFIKKKAGKTGKK; this is encoded by the coding sequence ATGTCCAGAATTGGTAAGGCAGAAATCAAGCTTCCAGACAAAGTCGAAGTGAAGCAAGAAAACGCAAATATTAAGGTAAAAGGTCCTCTTGGGGAACTTTCTACGCCGATTTTCGAAGGTCTTTCCGTAAAAAACGAGAACGGAATCGTAAAACTCGAAAGAAGCAACGAAGACCAAAAGGTTGTCGCGCTTCACGGTTTAACCAGAGCCCTTCTGATGAACTGTGTAAAAGGTGTGAGCCAAGGTTGGGAAAAAAATCTCGAGATCACCGGGGTCGGTTACAGAGCTCAGAAAAGAGGAGAAGACTTGGTGATGAGCCTTGGGTATTCTCACGAGGTTGTTTATAAAGCTCCTAAAGGCATTAAGATCGATGTTCTTGAGCAGTTGAAGATTAAGGTTTCCGGAATCGACAAACAACTCGTTGGTCAGGTTGCGGCGGATATCCGTTCCAAAAGACCTCCCGAGCCTTACAAAGGAAAGGGAATCAAATACGCTGAAGAGTTCATCAAGAAAAAGGCCGGAAAAACAGGTAAGAAGTAA
- the rplO gene encoding 50S ribosomal protein L15, whose protein sequence is MKKERLEQAAAFGKERAKKKKNTDTTSNLVPVPKGAKKEKKRVGRGPGSKVGKTAGRGSKGQYARNTVRRGFEGGQMPIHRRLPKRGFTAKFHKEFYPVNLRDIEKSGLTGNIDAKIMVQSKILDKETTLFKILGTGEIKKAIHVIADGFSQSAKEKIEKAGGSIKLRAEIELAASETKK, encoded by the coding sequence ATGAAAAAAGAAAGACTTGAGCAGGCTGCGGCGTTCGGTAAAGAGCGCGCAAAAAAGAAGAAAAACACCGACACTACTTCCAATCTGGTTCCGGTTCCTAAGGGAGCGAAAAAAGAGAAGAAGAGAGTAGGACGCGGTCCGGGCTCTAAAGTCGGTAAAACCGCCGGTCGCGGATCCAAAGGACAGTATGCAAGAAATACCGTTCGCAGAGGATTCGAGGGCGGGCAAATGCCGATCCACAGAAGACTTCCGAAACGCGGTTTTACCGCCAAGTTTCACAAGGAATTCTACCCTGTGAACCTTAGGGATATCGAGAAATCAGGTTTGACCGGAAACATAGATGCAAAAATTATGGTTCAATCCAAGATTCTTGATAAAGAAACGACTCTTTTTAAGATTTTGGGAACTGGAGAAATCAAAAAAGCGATTCATGTGATCGCGGACGGATTCTCTCAATCGGCTAAGGAAAAAATCGAGAAAGCTGGCGGATCTATCAAATTACGCGCAGAAATCGAATTAGCCGCGTCTGAAACTAAAAAATAA
- the rplR gene encoding 50S ribosomal protein L18, with product MIDKLKKSLSKIKRAERSRFKLKKSGSRLRLVFNKSNKYLSCQIIDDVQGVTLAYATTSEKTFAGEGKSKKDKDAAKILGKLIAERGSQKGVKQVMLDRSGMIFHGRIAAFAEGAREAGLEF from the coding sequence ATGATTGATAAACTGAAGAAAAGTCTTTCCAAAATCAAAAGAGCGGAACGTTCCCGATTTAAACTTAAAAAATCCGGAAGCCGTCTTCGTTTAGTTTTCAATAAATCGAACAAGTATCTGAGCTGTCAGATCATCGACGACGTTCAGGGTGTGACTCTTGCTTACGCGACTACGTCCGAAAAAACTTTTGCCGGAGAAGGTAAAAGCAAGAAGGACAAGGACGCCGCAAAAATACTCGGTAAGTTGATCGCTGAAAGAGGATCCCAAAAGGGAGTGAAACAAGTCATGCTGGATCGTTCCGGAATGATCTTTCACGGAAGAATCGCCGCTTTCGCAGAAGGCGCGAGAGAAGCAGGACTGGAGTTCTAA
- the rplX gene encoding 50S ribosomal protein L24, with protein sequence MAKLMYRGSEYTKFKKFRFKKNDEVICIAGKEKGKKGKVLSIDKKRDRVIVEGLNKRKRFMRPTQENPQGGVIEVEAAIHISNVMFYDSKKKAGVRVGFETIKGKKVRVSRPDKKEL encoded by the coding sequence ATGGCTAAGTTGATGTATCGTGGTTCCGAATACACGAAATTCAAAAAGTTCCGCTTCAAGAAAAACGACGAAGTAATCTGCATCGCCGGAAAAGAGAAGGGAAAAAAAGGAAAGGTTCTCTCCATCGATAAGAAAAGAGACCGCGTAATCGTGGAAGGACTCAATAAAAGAAAAAGATTTATGAGACCGACTCAAGAGAATCCCCAAGGCGGAGTGATCGAAGTGGAAGCCGCGATCCATATCTCCAACGTGATGTTTTACGACTCCAAGAAAAAAGCGGGAGTTCGCGTAGGATTCGAAACGATCAAAGGGAAAAAGGTCCGCGTAAGCAGACCGGATAAGAAAGAGTTATAA
- the rpsE gene encoding 30S ribosomal protein S5: protein MAYQDEESKEYSEKVVKIDRVAKVVKGGRRFSFNALSVVGDQKGKVGIGFGKANEVPDAIRKSIEAAKKHLVKINFKGHTIPHEVVGKFKSARVILKPSTAGTGIIAGASVRSIVEKAGIQDVLTKSWGSSNPVNIVKATLDALEQLETPILAAKKRGISLNRLFGKD from the coding sequence ATGGCATATCAAGACGAAGAATCGAAAGAATATTCTGAGAAGGTCGTAAAAATCGACCGAGTTGCGAAAGTGGTAAAAGGGGGGCGTAGATTCTCCTTTAACGCACTGAGCGTAGTGGGCGATCAAAAAGGAAAAGTCGGAATCGGATTCGGAAAAGCGAACGAGGTTCCCGATGCGATCCGTAAGTCGATCGAAGCCGCAAAAAAACATCTCGTAAAAATCAATTTCAAAGGTCATACGATTCCTCACGAAGTGGTCGGAAAATTCAAATCCGCGAGAGTGATTTTAAAACCTAGCACTGCGGGAACGGGGATCATCGCGGGAGCTTCCGTTCGTTCCATCGTGGAAAAAGCGGGAATCCAAGACGTTCTTACCAAGTCTTGGGGATCTTCCAATCCGGTAAACATCGTAAAGGCGACCCTCGACGCGCTTGAGCAATTGGAAACTCCGATTCTCGCCGCTAAAAAAAGAGGAATCAGCCTCAACAGACTTTTCGGAAAAGACTAA
- the rplP gene encoding 50S ribosomal protein L16 yields the protein MLSPKRVKFRKRQRGRLKGTDERGSSVSFGEFGLKAVTSGRLTARQIEAARITINRQVKRGGKLWIRIFPHTPITKKPAETRMGKGKGNPEFWIAEIRPGRILFEMSGIDEETAKKALSLASYKLPIHTEFVKRSAL from the coding sequence ATGTTATCACCTAAACGTGTAAAGTTCAGAAAAAGACAAAGAGGAAGACTCAAAGGTACCGACGAGAGAGGTTCTTCCGTTTCCTTCGGTGAGTTCGGTTTAAAAGCCGTTACTTCCGGAAGATTGACCGCTAGACAGATCGAAGCCGCAAGGATCACCATCAACCGTCAAGTAAAAAGAGGCGGGAAACTTTGGATCAGAATCTTCCCTCACACTCCGATCACCAAAAAACCGGCCGAAACTCGGATGGGTAAAGGAAAGGGGAATCCCGAGTTCTGGATTGCGGAGATTCGTCCGGGAAGAATTCTTTTCGAGATGAGCGGTATCGACGAAGAAACCGCAAAGAAAGCCCTTAGTTTGGCTTCTTACAAATTACCGATTCATACCGAATTCGTGAAAAGGTCCGCTCTATGA
- the rpsQ gene encoding 30S ribosomal protein S17 produces MTAGKQHINKSLLYEGRVVSNSMNKTVVILVETKKTHPKFKKIVRRSVKIKVHDEKNECTIGDKILAIETRPLSREKRHRLYRIVEKAK; encoded by the coding sequence ATGACAGCCGGGAAACAACATATCAACAAATCGCTTCTTTATGAAGGAAGAGTGGTGAGTAACTCGATGAATAAAACAGTCGTGATTCTCGTGGAAACAAAAAAAACTCATCCTAAATTTAAGAAGATCGTTAGAAGATCTGTAAAAATCAAAGTTCATGACGAGAAAAACGAATGCACAATCGGGGATAAAATCCTCGCGATTGAAACTCGTCCATTGTCTAGAGAAAAAAGACATAGATTGTATAGAATCGTAGAGAAGGCGAAGTGA